The proteins below come from a single Thermus islandicus DSM 21543 genomic window:
- a CDS encoding AMP-binding protein, whose protein sequence is MRGTLLEHLVRHAKEHPEAPALRVKRLGVWQKTSWRALLERTLSLAGGLSALGLKEGEVLAILGHNAPEWVEAELAAQVLGAFPMGIYADAMPEEVGYFLEFTGARGIVVSDEEQLDKVYPYLHLVDFVLVWEEAGMSRHFRGKVRRFSQAFGDPKVGEEALKRRQPEETVLLAPTSGTTGRSKLARLSHQNLLAGHEALRKALGFQRGAFVFSYLPLPWIGEQMLTVVQALVEGATVHFPEDPATLREDLKEVQPDFFLAPPRLWEDMASLIQSRMADADPLKRFFFRVGMGALLEGANREFRGEKVGAWLNLKRALFYPLLARPLRARLGLAACRIAVTGGAPLGPEVFTFFRALGLDIRQVYGQSETAAATTAHAAGDAPPETVGPPLPGTEVRLSEEGEIQVRGPQVFQGYYKQERATAESFTEDGFFRTGDAGFFDERGHLVILGRVKEVGALQDGTPFAPQFLENRLKYSPYIREAIVLGHGRPFVAALIELDPETVQNWARRRGLPFTTYQSLTERPEVRALIAEEIRMVNETLPEKLKIRRFALLPKELHPDDEEVTRTRKVRRQVVEARYAPVIQALYGAGGQVGVVLPIRYLEGEGRLEATLEVQEV, encoded by the coding sequence ATGCGGGGAACCCTTCTGGAACACCTGGTTAGGCACGCCAAGGAACACCCCGAGGCCCCGGCCCTCCGGGTGAAGCGGCTCGGGGTGTGGCAGAAGACCTCCTGGCGGGCGCTTCTGGAGCGGACGCTTAGCCTCGCCGGGGGGCTTTCCGCTTTGGGTCTTAAGGAGGGCGAGGTGTTGGCCATCCTGGGCCACAACGCCCCCGAGTGGGTGGAGGCGGAGCTCGCCGCCCAGGTCCTGGGGGCCTTCCCCATGGGCATCTACGCCGACGCCATGCCCGAGGAGGTGGGCTACTTCCTGGAGTTCACCGGGGCCAGGGGCATCGTGGTCTCCGATGAGGAGCAGCTGGACAAGGTTTACCCCTACCTCCACCTGGTGGACTTCGTCCTGGTGTGGGAGGAGGCGGGGATGAGCCGCCACTTCCGGGGAAAGGTCCGGCGCTTTAGCCAGGCCTTCGGCGACCCCAAGGTGGGGGAGGAGGCCCTAAAGCGGCGCCAGCCGGAGGAGACCGTCCTCCTCGCCCCCACCTCGGGCACCACGGGGCGGAGCAAGCTCGCCCGGCTCTCCCACCAAAACCTCCTCGCGGGGCACGAAGCCTTGAGAAAGGCCCTGGGCTTCCAGAGGGGGGCCTTTGTCTTCAGCTACCTGCCCCTCCCCTGGATCGGGGAGCAGATGCTCACCGTGGTCCAGGCCCTGGTGGAGGGCGCCACCGTCCACTTCCCCGAGGATCCCGCCACCCTGCGGGAGGACCTCAAGGAGGTCCAGCCCGACTTCTTCCTGGCCCCGCCGAGGCTTTGGGAGGACATGGCGAGCCTGATCCAAAGCCGGATGGCGGACGCCGACCCCTTGAAGCGCTTCTTCTTTCGCGTGGGGATGGGGGCTCTCCTGGAGGGGGCGAACCGGGAGTTCCGGGGGGAGAAGGTGGGGGCTTGGCTCAACCTGAAGCGGGCCCTCTTCTACCCTCTCCTCGCCAGGCCCTTAAGGGCGAGGCTTGGCCTCGCCGCCTGCCGCATCGCCGTCACCGGGGGGGCCCCTTTGGGCCCTGAGGTCTTCACCTTCTTCCGCGCCCTCGGCCTGGACATCCGCCAGGTCTACGGCCAGTCGGAGACGGCCGCGGCCACCACCGCCCACGCCGCCGGGGACGCCCCTCCGGAGACCGTGGGCCCGCCTTTGCCGGGGACGGAGGTGCGCCTGAGCGAGGAGGGGGAGATCCAGGTGCGGGGGCCCCAGGTCTTCCAGGGGTACTACAAGCAGGAGAGGGCCACGGCGGAAAGCTTCACCGAGGACGGTTTCTTTCGCACGGGGGATGCCGGCTTCTTTGATGAGCGGGGGCACCTGGTGATCCTCGGGCGGGTCAAGGAGGTGGGCGCCCTCCAGGACGGTACCCCCTTCGCCCCCCAGTTTCTGGAAAACCGCCTCAAGTACTCCCCCTATATCCGCGAGGCCATCGTCTTAGGGCACGGGCGGCCCTTCGTCGCCGCCCTCATAGAGCTGGATCCGGAGACCGTACAGAACTGGGCCAGGAGGCGAGGCCTCCCCTTCACCACCTACCAGTCCCTCACCGAGCGCCCCGAGGTCCGGGCCCTGATCGCCGAGGAGATCCGCATGGTCAACGAGACCCTTCCTGAGAAGCTCAAGATCCGGCGCTTCGCCCTCCTGCCCAAGGAGCTGCACCCGGACGACGAGGAGGTCACCCGCACCCGTAAGGTGCGCCGCCAGGTGGTGGAGGCCCGCTACGCCCCGGTGATCCAGGCCCTCTACGGGGCAGGGGGACAGGTGGGGGTGGTCCTGCCCATCCGCTACCTCGAGGGGGAAGGGAGGCTCGAGGCCACCCTCGAGGTCCAGGAGGTGTAG
- a CDS encoding branched-chain amino acid ABC transporter permease, which translates to MSDLLPYLVGGLANGALYGLLALGFVLVYRATSVVNFAVGEFLLVGAYLTYTFALLLPLPLALLAALPLAFLFGLVVERGFVRPLLGRNVVAVIMATIGLAAALDGAVQLLWGPDLKYLSGGLPNLGFQAGGVFVSSRAVWNLLLALPLGLGLLFALKRSRYGVLVRAISEREVAALALGIPTARILAGVWGVSALLATLAGALLAVASGVGYNLVFFGLKVFPVAILGGLDSVGGALVAGFLLGVLEALAQRYLEPVLPGFTEALPFLVVLLVLLVRPYGLFGERQIERV; encoded by the coding sequence GTGTCCGACCTCCTGCCCTACCTCGTGGGCGGCCTGGCCAACGGAGCCCTCTACGGCCTCCTGGCCCTGGGCTTCGTCCTCGTCTACCGGGCCACCAGCGTGGTGAACTTCGCCGTGGGGGAGTTCCTTCTGGTGGGGGCCTACCTCACCTACACCTTCGCCCTCCTCTTGCCCCTCCCCCTCGCCCTCCTCGCCGCCTTGCCCCTGGCCTTCCTCTTCGGGCTTGTGGTGGAGCGGGGCTTTGTGCGGCCTTTGCTCGGCCGGAATGTGGTGGCGGTGATCATGGCCACCATCGGCCTGGCGGCCGCTCTGGACGGGGCGGTGCAACTCCTTTGGGGTCCGGACCTCAAGTACCTCTCGGGAGGCCTGCCCAACCTGGGGTTTCAGGCCGGGGGAGTGTTCGTCTCCTCCCGGGCCGTCTGGAACCTGCTCCTGGCCCTTCCCCTGGGCCTCGGCCTCCTCTTTGCCTTAAAGCGGAGCCGCTATGGCGTCCTGGTCCGGGCCATCTCCGAGCGGGAGGTGGCGGCCTTGGCCCTCGGCATCCCCACGGCCCGCATCCTGGCGGGGGTCTGGGGGGTGTCCGCCCTCCTCGCCACCCTCGCCGGGGCCCTTCTCGCCGTGGCCAGCGGGGTGGGGTACAACCTGGTCTTCTTCGGCCTCAAGGTCTTCCCCGTGGCCATCCTGGGGGGGCTGGACTCGGTGGGCGGGGCCTTGGTGGCGGGGTTTTTGCTGGGGGTCCTCGAGGCCCTGGCCCAGCGCTACCTGGAGCCCGTCCTCCCCGGCTTTACCGAGGCCCTGCCCTTCCTGGTGGTGCTCCTCGTCCTCCTCGTGAGGCCCTACGGCCTCTTCGGCGAGCGGCAGATTGAGAGGGTGTGA
- a CDS encoding glycerol-3-phosphate acyltransferase: MALAFLLGFLVGSLPVAFWFGALRGKDLRREGSFGPDFLSAFQVLGPVPGLMVLFLDLFKGALGVALGEGAAGSPLGGLVGGVGAVWGQAFTPWLLFRGGGVLAPLAGVLLAVDPRLLLLALLLFVGLYGLFRRPQGAVLATALALPLLAALVDRTPAHLLFGLGLGLPPALRALRGLGP, from the coding sequence ATGGCCTTGGCCTTCCTCCTCGGCTTTTTGGTGGGCAGCCTGCCCGTGGCCTTTTGGTTCGGCGCCCTGAGGGGGAAGGACCTCCGGCGGGAGGGCTCCTTTGGCCCCGACTTCCTGAGCGCCTTCCAGGTCCTGGGCCCGGTGCCCGGCCTCATGGTGCTCTTTTTGGACCTCTTCAAGGGGGCCTTGGGCGTGGCCTTGGGGGAGGGGGCCGCGGGGAGCCCCTTGGGAGGGCTTGTGGGGGGCGTGGGGGCGGTGTGGGGGCAGGCCTTCACCCCCTGGCTCCTCTTCCGGGGCGGAGGGGTTTTGGCCCCTTTGGCGGGGGTCCTCCTGGCCGTGGACCCCAGGCTCCTCCTCCTGGCCCTCCTCCTCTTTGTAGGGCTCTATGGCCTCTTCCGGAGACCCCAGGGGGCGGTGCTGGCCACCGCCCTGGCCCTGCCCCTGCTTGCCGCCCTGGTGGACCGCACCCCGGCCCACCTCCTCTTTGGCCTGGGGCTGGGGTTGCCCCCGGCCCTGCGCGCCCTCCGGGGCCTCGGCCCCTAA
- a CDS encoding SDR family oxidoreductase: MRAVLISGASRGIGEATARLLHAKGYAVGLLARDEGRLRALAAELGEGALPLPGDVRNQDDWARAVARMEEAFGGLYALVNNAGIGLMKPVAELSEAEVREVLEVNLLGPFLGLKAALPALRRASGVVVNVGSLAGKHPFKGGAAYNASKFGLLGLMGAAMLELREEGVRVVNLLPGSVDTGFAGNTPGASWKLWPEDVAQAILFALEMPERALVSEIELRPTRPPKG, translated from the coding sequence ATGCGCGCCGTGCTCATCTCAGGGGCGAGCCGGGGTATCGGGGAGGCCACGGCCCGGCTCCTTCACGCCAAGGGGTACGCCGTGGGGCTCCTGGCCCGGGACGAGGGGAGGCTGAGGGCCCTGGCGGCGGAGCTCGGAGAGGGGGCCCTGCCCCTTCCCGGGGACGTGCGCAACCAGGACGACTGGGCGCGGGCGGTGGCCCGGATGGAGGAGGCCTTCGGCGGCCTCTACGCCCTGGTGAACAACGCCGGCATCGGCCTTATGAAGCCCGTGGCCGAGCTTTCCGAGGCGGAGGTGCGGGAGGTCTTGGAGGTGAACCTCCTGGGCCCCTTTTTGGGGCTTAAGGCCGCCCTTCCCGCCCTGAGGCGCGCCTCGGGGGTGGTGGTGAACGTGGGGAGCCTGGCGGGCAAGCACCCCTTCAAGGGCGGAGCGGCGTACAACGCCAGCAAGTTCGGCCTCCTGGGCCTTATGGGGGCGGCCATGCTGGAGCTGAGGGAGGAGGGAGTGCGGGTGGTGAACCTCCTCCCGGGCTCGGTGGACACGGGGTTCGCCGGGAACACCCCGGGGGCTTCCTGGAAGCTTTGGCCCGAGGATGTGGCCCAAGCCATCCTCTTTGCCCTGGAGATGCCGGAGCGGGCCCTGGTGAGCGAGATAGAGCTCCGCCCCACCCGGCCTCCCAAGGGGTAA
- a CDS encoding ABC transporter ATP-binding protein, giving the protein MGVILEVQDLHLSFKGVKALAGVRFSVSEGEFFAVIGPNGAGKTTLLNVLSGVYAPEKGEVVFLGQSLKGKSPQERARMGLGRTFQGLELFRGMSVLDNVKLGAELALPTYPMALPQAEREWRVRAWAEEILDYLHLSPYRHAPAGMLPYGLQKRVEVARALAGRPKLLLLDEPMAGLALEEKQDLARFLLDAREEWGVTLLWVEHDLRAVLELSDRVLVLSYGEVLYYGPPEGVRKDPKVVEAYLGQG; this is encoded by the coding sequence GTGGGTGTGATCCTCGAGGTCCAAGATCTCCACCTCTCCTTCAAGGGGGTAAAGGCCCTCGCAGGGGTGCGGTTTTCCGTGAGCGAGGGGGAGTTCTTCGCCGTCATTGGGCCCAACGGGGCCGGGAAGACCACCCTCTTAAACGTCCTCTCCGGGGTCTACGCCCCGGAGAAGGGGGAAGTGGTCTTCCTAGGCCAAAGCCTCAAGGGGAAGAGCCCCCAGGAGAGGGCCCGGATGGGCCTAGGCCGCACCTTTCAGGGGCTGGAGCTCTTCCGCGGGATGAGCGTCTTGGACAACGTGAAGCTGGGGGCGGAGCTCGCCCTTCCCACCTACCCCATGGCCCTGCCCCAGGCGGAGCGGGAATGGCGGGTTCGGGCCTGGGCCGAGGAGATCCTGGACTACCTCCACCTCTCCCCCTACCGCCATGCCCCAGCGGGAATGCTTCCCTACGGGCTTCAGAAGCGGGTAGAGGTGGCCAGGGCCCTCGCGGGCAGGCCCAAACTCCTCCTCCTGGACGAGCCCATGGCGGGGCTCGCCCTGGAGGAGAAGCAGGACCTAGCCCGTTTCCTCCTGGACGCCCGGGAGGAGTGGGGGGTGACCCTTCTCTGGGTGGAGCACGACCTGAGGGCCGTCTTGGAGCTTTCCGACCGGGTCTTGGTCCTCTCCTACGGAGAGGTCCTCTACTACGGCCCCCCGGAGGGGGTGCGGAAGGACCCGAAGGTGGTGGAGGCCTACCTGGGCCAAGGGTGA
- a CDS encoding SufE family protein produces the protein MSLPARLQAALDLIRSLPKELKAQVLLDYAKRVPTPTQEVELERVPECQTPFFLRAEVVEGRVRLHFLVPDEAPTVKAFAGLLKEGLEGEPPEAVLAVPPGFYRGAGLEELLTPLRLRGLEAALLRLQDQVRRALPSG, from the coding sequence GTGAGCCTGCCTGCACGCCTGCAAGCGGCCCTGGACCTGATCCGCTCCCTTCCCAAGGAGCTTAAGGCCCAGGTGCTCCTGGACTACGCCAAGAGGGTGCCCACCCCCACCCAGGAGGTGGAGCTGGAGCGGGTCCCCGAGTGCCAGACCCCCTTCTTCCTAAGGGCGGAGGTGGTGGAGGGGAGGGTGCGCCTTCACTTCCTCGTACCTGACGAGGCCCCCACGGTGAAGGCCTTCGCCGGCCTCCTCAAGGAGGGCCTCGAGGGCGAGCCCCCGGAGGCGGTCCTCGCCGTCCCCCCAGGCTTCTACCGCGGGGCGGGGCTGGAGGAGCTCCTTACCCCCCTCAGGCTTCGCGGCCTCGAGGCCGCCCTCCTCCGCCTCCAGGACCAGGTGCGCCGGGCCCTCCCTTCCGGCTAA
- a CDS encoding ABC transporter ATP-binding protein, with protein MLSVANLKVVYRGVILALDGVSLEVGEGEAVALLGPNGAGKSSLVRAIAGLLPKFEGRVLDGQVRLLGQETTHLDPVRISSLGLTAVLEGRPLFRYLTPVENLVAAGHRLSPRELKEGMEEVFQRFPRLYERRHEQAGYLSGGEQQMLLLGMALLTRPKLLVVDEPSLGLAPRLVEEVMATLDALRREKGLSLLLVEQNARAALAVADRVYVLERGRVVFEGDAKAAAEDQDVMEFYLGKEEVGFRQAKRYRRRKRWV; from the coding sequence ATGCTTTCCGTGGCGAACCTCAAGGTGGTCTACCGCGGGGTGATCCTGGCCCTGGACGGGGTCTCCCTCGAGGTGGGCGAGGGGGAGGCCGTGGCCCTCCTGGGCCCAAACGGCGCCGGGAAAAGCTCCCTGGTCCGGGCGATCGCCGGCCTCCTCCCCAAGTTTGAGGGGCGGGTCCTGGACGGACAGGTGCGGCTCCTGGGCCAGGAGACCACCCACCTGGACCCGGTGAGGATCTCCTCCCTCGGCCTCACCGCCGTCCTGGAGGGGCGCCCCCTCTTCCGCTACCTGACCCCGGTGGAGAACCTGGTGGCGGCCGGCCACCGCCTCTCCCCCAGGGAGCTCAAAGAGGGAATGGAGGAGGTCTTTCAGCGCTTCCCCCGCCTCTACGAGCGCCGCCACGAGCAGGCGGGCTACCTCTCGGGGGGCGAGCAGCAGATGCTCCTCCTAGGCATGGCCCTCCTCACTCGGCCCAAGCTCCTTGTGGTGGACGAGCCCTCCTTGGGCCTCGCGCCCAGGCTCGTGGAGGAGGTGATGGCCACGCTAGACGCCCTCAGGCGGGAAAAGGGCCTAAGCCTCCTCCTGGTGGAGCAGAACGCCCGGGCGGCCCTGGCCGTGGCGGACCGGGTCTACGTGTTGGAAAGGGGCCGGGTGGTGTTTGAGGGGGACGCCAAGGCGGCGGCGGAGGACCAGGACGTGATGGAGTTCTACTTGGGAAAGGAGGAGGTGGGCTTCCGTCAGGCGAAGCGCTACCGGAGGAGGAAACGGTGGGTGTGA
- a CDS encoding branched-chain amino acid ABC transporter permease → MYALSKRLTDAYSRRFARAVRETYREDEAYASTPLGRLALYGFLALLLLLPLLLGPYPMYVATLVGIGALSALGLHLLVGGAGQISLGHAAFMGVGAYAASHLAGPLAPLGILLGGGLAAFLGLVLGLPSLRIKGVYLAIATLAFQFLADYAFKNWEAVTGGIRGRTLPPPELMGLVLDTPGRLWYLVLLFALPLFFYAKRLLTTRAGRAFRAVRDNDLSARVAGVDLTRTKLFAFALSAFYAGVAGGLLAGLYKAVTPEYFPLSVSVQYLAMVIVGGAGTVLGAVLGAFFVLLIPEVLNSYVGALGPQYAATLAAWRNVAFGLLILAFLILEPLGLVGLWGRLRDYFRTWPLPY, encoded by the coding sequence GTGTACGCCCTCTCCAAGCGCCTCACCGACGCCTACAGCCGCCGCTTTGCCCGGGCGGTGCGGGAGACTTACCGGGAGGACGAGGCCTACGCCAGCACCCCCCTAGGCCGCCTCGCCCTCTACGGCTTTTTGGCCCTCCTTCTCCTCCTTCCCCTCCTCCTCGGCCCCTACCCCATGTACGTGGCCACCCTGGTAGGGATCGGGGCCCTTTCAGCCCTGGGCCTCCACCTCCTGGTGGGGGGAGCAGGGCAGATCTCCCTGGGCCACGCCGCCTTCATGGGGGTCGGGGCCTACGCGGCCAGCCACCTGGCGGGCCCCCTGGCCCCCTTGGGCATCCTCCTGGGTGGAGGGCTTGCCGCCTTCCTCGGCCTGGTCCTCGGCCTCCCCTCCCTCAGGATCAAGGGGGTGTACCTGGCCATCGCCACCCTGGCCTTCCAGTTCCTGGCGGACTACGCCTTCAAGAACTGGGAGGCGGTGACGGGGGGGATTAGGGGCCGCACCTTGCCCCCGCCCGAGCTCATGGGCCTCGTCCTGGACACCCCGGGGAGGCTTTGGTACCTGGTTCTCCTCTTCGCCCTCCCCCTCTTCTTCTACGCCAAACGCCTCCTCACCACCCGGGCCGGACGGGCCTTCCGGGCGGTCCGGGACAACGACCTCTCCGCCCGGGTGGCCGGGGTAGACCTCACCCGGACCAAGCTCTTCGCCTTCGCCCTCTCCGCCTTCTACGCCGGGGTGGCGGGGGGGCTCCTCGCGGGGCTCTACAAGGCGGTGACCCCGGAGTACTTCCCCCTTTCGGTGAGCGTTCAGTACCTGGCCATGGTGATCGTGGGGGGAGCGGGCACGGTCCTTGGGGCGGTGCTGGGGGCCTTCTTCGTCCTCCTCATCCCCGAGGTGCTGAATAGCTACGTGGGGGCCCTGGGGCCCCAGTACGCCGCCACCCTGGCCGCCTGGCGCAACGTGGCCTTCGGGCTTCTCATCCTCGCCTTCTTGATCCTGGAGCCCTTGGGCCTGGTGGGGCTTTGGGGCAGGCTCCGGGACTACTTCCGCACCTGGCCCCTTCCCTATTAG